A portion of the Adhaeribacter radiodurans genome contains these proteins:
- a CDS encoding Maf family nucleotide pyrophosphatase — protein MNFSSKLVLASNSPRRQELLAKLGLNFTIRVKEVDESFPANLHRHEIAEYLASKKAEAYREDLAEKEILLTADTIVCLEDQVLNKPADFAEARTMLQSLSGKAHEVITGVCLLAQQHKIILHDVTWVYFKSLSEEEINWYLETYQPFDKAGAYGAQDWIGMVAIHRLEGSFYNVMGLPVHKVYEALQTLESQIHPDSTNY, from the coding sequence ATGAATTTCTCCTCGAAGTTAGTCCTTGCCTCTAATTCTCCGCGTCGGCAAGAACTTTTAGCAAAGCTTGGTTTAAATTTCACCATACGAGTTAAGGAAGTGGATGAATCTTTTCCGGCAAACTTACATCGCCACGAAATAGCTGAGTATTTAGCTAGTAAGAAAGCCGAAGCTTACCGGGAAGATTTAGCAGAAAAAGAAATTCTACTAACGGCAGATACCATTGTTTGCCTCGAAGATCAGGTTTTAAACAAGCCCGCTGATTTTGCCGAAGCTCGAACCATGCTCCAATCTCTTTCGGGGAAAGCGCACGAGGTTATAACGGGCGTTTGTTTATTAGCCCAGCAACATAAAATTATTTTACACGATGTAACCTGGGTTTATTTTAAAAGTTTAAGCGAAGAAGAGATTAACTGGTACCTGGAAACTTACCAACCTTTCGATAAGGCGGGCGCATACGGGGCTCAGGATTGGATTGGAATGGTAGCCATTCATCGGCTGGAAGGTTCTTTTTATAATGTAATGGGCTTACCGGTACATAAAGTTTACGAGGCACTGCAAACATTAGAATCGCAGATTCACCCGGATTCCACGAATTATTAA
- a CDS encoding aldo/keto reductase, with product MEYRRFGRTNWQVSEMGYGMWGLAGWTGSDDDESNQSLDLSVEQGCNFFDTAWGYGSGRSEQILGNLQKRHSDKKLYLATKIPPKNFQWPSTRESKLEDCFPYDHIIEYTEKSLKNLNVETIDLQQFHVWEDAWATDERWQRAVEDLKKAGKIQAMGVSVNRWEPNNVLNTLQTGLIEAVQVIYNIFDQAPEDELFPLCEKLDVGIIARVPFDEGTLTGTFTKETTFPKDDWRSTYFVPENLNSSVEHADALKPLLPAGMTMPEMALRFILSNPQVGTVIPGMRKVSHAKANLKASDGKGLSQQLLQQLKQHRWDREPTAWSQ from the coding sequence ATGGAATACAGAAGATTTGGCCGCACCAACTGGCAAGTAAGTGAAATGGGTTATGGCATGTGGGGATTGGCTGGTTGGACCGGCTCGGACGATGATGAATCGAATCAGTCGCTGGACTTATCCGTGGAACAAGGCTGTAATTTTTTTGATACTGCCTGGGGTTATGGTTCCGGTCGCAGCGAGCAGATATTAGGCAACTTACAAAAACGCCATTCCGATAAAAAATTATACCTGGCTACTAAAATTCCCCCGAAAAACTTTCAATGGCCTTCTACTCGCGAATCGAAATTGGAAGATTGTTTTCCTTACGATCATATTATTGAATACACGGAGAAAAGCCTGAAAAACTTAAATGTGGAAACAATTGACCTGCAACAATTCCACGTTTGGGAAGATGCCTGGGCCACTGATGAACGTTGGCAGCGAGCCGTTGAAGATTTGAAAAAGGCCGGTAAAATTCAGGCAATGGGAGTAAGTGTTAACCGTTGGGAACCCAATAATGTGCTGAACACCCTACAGACTGGTTTAATTGAGGCCGTTCAGGTAATTTATAATATTTTCGACCAGGCTCCCGAAGATGAATTGTTTCCGCTTTGCGAAAAACTGGATGTGGGTATCATTGCCCGGGTTCCTTTCGACGAAGGTACTTTAACCGGTACTTTTACGAAAGAAACAACCTTCCCTAAAGATGATTGGCGCAGCACCTACTTTGTACCAGAAAATTTAAATTCCAGCGTAGAACACGCCGATGCTTTAAAACCACTACTTCCGGCCGGTATGACCATGCCCGAAATGGCTTTACGTTTTATTCTGAGTAATCCGCAGGTAGGTACTGTTATACCCGGTATGCGCAAAGTAAGTCACGCCAAAGCCAACTTAAAAGCCAGCGATGGCAAAGGTTTATCGCAACAACTGTTGCAGCAATTAAAACAACACCGCTGGGACCGCGAACCTACCGCTTGGTCGCAATAA
- a CDS encoding DUF547 domain-containing protein — protein sequence MNFRKAFLLFATHVLFIRCSSESNSTSKDLYSDQKPGQAVSHDAYSVLLQKYVSTQGKVNYKDFLKDSTALNHYLESLSNNPPAETWSRAEQLAYWINAYNGFTLQLILRNYPVKSIKDIGSKIKIPFVNTPWDKKFIRIGQTWIDLNHIEHSVLRKEFNEPRIHFAIVCASVSCPTLLNEAYTAANLEQQLNNQARIFINDPSRNQIQSNRIQISKIFSWFKGDFTQRESLIEFLNKYSQVKINPDARVSTLDYNWNLNE from the coding sequence ATGAATTTTCGAAAAGCTTTTCTTTTATTTGCCACCCATGTTCTTTTTATCCGCTGCTCGTCAGAAAGCAACTCTACCTCGAAAGATTTGTATTCTGACCAAAAACCAGGGCAAGCAGTTTCGCATGATGCTTACAGCGTTTTGTTGCAAAAGTATGTTTCAACGCAAGGAAAGGTAAATTATAAAGATTTTTTAAAAGATAGTACGGCCTTAAACCATTACTTAGAAAGCCTAAGCAATAATCCACCCGCTGAAACCTGGAGCCGGGCCGAGCAATTAGCATATTGGATAAACGCTTACAACGGGTTCACGCTGCAGTTAATATTACGGAATTACCCGGTAAAAAGCATTAAAGATATTGGCAGTAAAATTAAAATTCCTTTTGTGAATACTCCCTGGGACAAGAAGTTTATTCGAATAGGTCAAACCTGGATAGATTTAAACCATATAGAACATAGTGTTTTGCGTAAAGAATTTAACGAGCCGCGCATTCATTTTGCTATTGTTTGTGCTTCCGTCTCTTGCCCCACCTTACTAAACGAAGCGTATACAGCCGCAAATTTAGAACAACAGTTAAACAACCAGGCCCGAATATTTATAAACGATCCCAGCCGAAACCAAATTCAATCCAACCGAATTCAGATTTCTAAAATTTTCAGTTGGTTTAAAGGTGACTTTACCCAGCGTGAATCTTTGATTGAATTTTTAAATAAATACTCACAAGTAAAAATCAATCCAGATGCTCGGGTTTCTACCCTCGATTACAACTGGAATTTAAACGAATAA
- a CDS encoding tryptophan 2,3-dioxygenase family protein: MPLEPQVLEQLKKLEEKYSALGQDLAAYLEGLYHSDFLNYWDYIHLDTLLSLQTPRTTFPDEKIFILYHQITELYFKLCLNEYEQIGNLPDDALPELIMRITRINRYFENLIDSFDVMVDGMDPKEFLQFRMSLMPASGFQSVQFRMIEICSTDLKNLIDKEKRNALGLTAGHDEMMGCIYWKEGATEVDSGTKTLTLLQFEEKYADMLSAFALKYKDRNVWSLVQRLPAADQENPKLLRQLKLLDSNVNVNWPLMHFKSAVRYLKNEKDTLAATGGTNWQQYLPPKFQKRIFFPSIWTEQEIDDWGKGWVEKVLSDL; encoded by the coding sequence ATGCCATTGGAGCCACAGGTATTAGAGCAGCTAAAAAAACTGGAAGAAAAATATTCGGCCTTGGGTCAGGATCTTGCTGCCTACCTGGAAGGATTGTACCATTCCGATTTTTTAAATTACTGGGATTACATTCATCTGGATACGTTGTTGAGTTTACAAACTCCCCGCACTACTTTTCCGGACGAAAAGATATTTATTCTCTATCATCAGATTACCGAATTGTACTTTAAACTTTGCTTAAACGAGTACGAACAAATTGGAAACCTGCCCGACGATGCCTTACCCGAATTAATTATGCGCATCACCCGGATAAATCGCTATTTCGAGAACCTGATTGATTCATTTGACGTGATGGTGGACGGCATGGACCCGAAAGAGTTTTTGCAGTTCCGGATGTCGTTAATGCCGGCCAGTGGCTTTCAATCGGTTCAGTTTAGAATGATTGAAATTTGCTCTACGGATTTAAAGAATTTGATAGATAAAGAAAAGCGCAATGCTTTGGGTTTAACGGCCGGACACGATGAAATGATGGGTTGTATTTACTGGAAAGAAGGTGCCACCGAAGTAGATTCCGGAACCAAAACCTTAACCTTACTGCAATTCGAAGAAAAATACGCCGATATGCTTTCGGCATTTGCTTTAAAATATAAAGATAGAAATGTATGGTCGTTGGTGCAACGTTTACCCGCAGCCGATCAGGAAAACCCTAAATTATTGCGGCAGTTAAAATTGTTGGATAGCAATGTTAACGTAAACTGGCCTTTAATGCATTTTAAATCAGCGGTAAGATACCTGAAAAATGAGAAAGATACCCTGGCCGCTACCGGTGGTACCAATTGGCAGCAATATTTGCCGCCCAAATTTCAGAAGCGTATCTTTTTCCCTTCAATCTGGACCGAACAGGAAATAGACGATTGGGGAAAAGGCTGGGTAGAAAAAGTTTTAAGCGATTTATAA
- the sdaAB gene encoding L-serine ammonia-lyase, iron-sulfur-dependent subunit beta, whose product MAERSSIFDMIGPVMIGPSSSHTAGVVRIARAAIRVLGESPQTAAITFYNSFARTYEGHGSDRAIIAGLLDFATDDVHLKDAFTYAEKVGLQYTFRSVGNASTLHPNTVKLELTGITNQVTVVGESRGGGVISIVEVDGFACDFSATLHTLIIDADDVKGSIAFIGSVIAHDDCNIATMNVSRRAKNELARQFIQMDTGLKPITLQYLSQLSWIKKITYIPNIDL is encoded by the coding sequence ATGGCCGAAAGAAGTAGTATTTTTGACATGATCGGACCGGTTATGATTGGACCTTCCAGTTCTCACACCGCCGGCGTGGTACGAATTGCGCGCGCTGCCATCCGGGTATTAGGCGAATCTCCGCAAACTGCCGCCATTACTTTTTATAACTCTTTTGCCCGCACTTACGAAGGTCACGGCTCCGACCGGGCCATTATTGCCGGCTTACTTGATTTTGCCACCGATGATGTTCACCTGAAAGATGCTTTTACTTACGCGGAAAAAGTTGGTTTACAATATACTTTCCGCTCGGTAGGAAATGCCTCTACCCTACACCCCAACACTGTAAAACTGGAATTAACCGGCATTACTAACCAGGTAACAGTAGTAGGAGAAAGCCGCGGTGGTGGGGTAATCAGCATTGTGGAAGTAGATGGATTTGCCTGTGATTTTTCGGCTACCTTGCATACATTAATTATTGATGCCGACGACGTAAAAGGCAGCATTGCTTTTATTGGCAGTGTTATCGCTCACGATGATTGTAATATTGCTACCATGAACGTATCGCGGCGCGCCAAAAACGAACTGGCCCGGCAATTTATTCAAATGGATACCGGATTGAAGCCAATTACCCTCCAATACCTTAGTCAGCTTAGTTGGATTAAAAAAATAACCTACATTCCTAACATCGATTTATGA
- a CDS encoding TolC family protein, which produces MMINPIKKIIVAAVLVAGLAAASPAQAQAQTQKTTWTLQECLDYGLQNNLLLKQSGLNRELAFINAKQARNNILPTVNGGTSYSINFGLNNDPTTGVLVNQNTRANSFSVNSNVPIFNGFQLRNTIKQNQLNYEASLSDLEKTKNDVILNIISQYLEIILSDELLQAAKLQLESSKVQAERTQKLFQAGSVAESNVFEINSQIATDEVSIINAQNRRDIAAVNLMQLLDLQDLKDFKVVKPDIKDPDEDVINFDATNVYDIAQQRMPEIKSADIRAQSALAGIRVSQGALMPQLSLGGNFSTNYFNLNKIRVVDAGQEQTFEQVIGLVNRDVNQKVYTIMTQKVPVTEKYTYLTQLQDNRGGGVFLNLQIPIFNGLSARNGVLRSKINYKNAVLNSEITRNQLRQTIQQSYADAVAAQKRFIAMKRQLAAFQLTFRNAEIRFNNGVMNTTDYNVARNNFTRAELDVIQAKYEYTFRLKVLDFYQNKPITF; this is translated from the coding sequence ATGATGATCAATCCTATTAAAAAAATTATTGTAGCAGCAGTTCTTGTGGCCGGATTAGCTGCGGCTTCTCCCGCGCAAGCGCAGGCACAAACCCAAAAAACCACCTGGACTTTGCAAGAATGCCTGGATTATGGCTTGCAGAACAATTTACTACTCAAACAATCCGGATTAAACCGCGAACTTGCTTTTATTAATGCTAAACAAGCCCGCAATAACATTTTACCTACCGTAAATGGCGGTACTTCCTACAGTATAAACTTTGGTTTAAACAACGACCCTACTACCGGGGTTTTAGTAAATCAGAATACCCGGGCTAATAGTTTTTCGGTTAATTCCAATGTGCCTATTTTTAATGGATTTCAGTTACGGAACACGATTAAACAAAACCAGCTTAATTATGAAGCTTCGTTATCGGACCTGGAAAAAACCAAGAATGATGTTATTTTAAATATAATATCACAGTACCTGGAAATTATTTTAAGCGATGAATTATTACAAGCGGCTAAATTACAATTAGAAAGCTCGAAGGTACAGGCCGAAAGAACCCAAAAGCTTTTCCAGGCCGGCAGCGTAGCCGAAAGCAATGTATTTGAAATAAACTCCCAGATTGCAACCGACGAGGTAAGTATAATTAATGCGCAAAACCGGAGAGATATTGCCGCAGTTAACTTAATGCAGTTATTAGATTTGCAGGACTTAAAAGATTTTAAAGTAGTTAAGCCCGATATTAAGGATCCGGATGAAGATGTAATAAACTTTGACGCTACCAACGTCTATGATATAGCTCAGCAGCGCATGCCCGAAATTAAAAGTGCCGATATCCGGGCCCAGAGCGCTTTAGCTGGAATTAGAGTATCGCAAGGTGCTTTAATGCCGCAGCTATCTTTAGGTGGTAACTTTAGCACCAACTATTTTAATTTAAATAAAATAAGAGTAGTAGATGCCGGTCAGGAGCAAACCTTTGAACAAGTAATTGGGCTGGTAAACCGGGATGTAAATCAAAAGGTTTATACTATTATGACCCAAAAAGTACCGGTTACAGAAAAATACACTTACCTTACTCAACTACAGGATAACCGGGGTGGTGGGGTATTTTTAAATTTACAGATTCCCATTTTTAACGGTTTAAGTGCCCGCAACGGCGTGTTAAGGTCGAAAATAAATTATAAAAACGCAGTCTTAAATTCCGAAATTACGCGCAATCAGCTGCGGCAAACTATTCAGCAATCGTACGCCGATGCCGTTGCGGCACAAAAACGTTTTATTGCCATGAAAAGACAGTTAGCTGCCTTCCAGCTAACTTTCCGCAATGCCGAAATCCGGTTCAATAACGGGGTAATGAACACTACCGACTACAACGTAGCCCGCAACAACTTTACCCGCGCCGAATTAGATGTAATTCAGGCAAAATATGAATACACGTTTCGATTGAAAGTTTTAGATTTTTACCAAAACAAACCCATCACCTTCTAG
- a CDS encoding efflux RND transporter periplasmic adaptor subunit produces the protein MAKRNSNRLLYIIGAVALVLIVGLVVAKKQGWIGKPNGVEVIVVKAKRTKIVEKVSASGKVQPEVEVKISPDVSGEITELHVKEGDSVVKGQLLLRIRADNYQSMVEAQRARVNTERANLAQAKAQLSQLIASSSNIRLTHQRNTELFKQKVISQSEFDQSKAQYDASIQEIESARQRVRASEFNLKSSQASLNDANENLRKTTIYAPVSGTVSKLAVERGERVVGTSQMAGTEMLRIANLNSMEVRVNVNENDIIRVGLGDSAIVEVDSYSNDDTKFRGVVTAIANTAKDATTLEAVTEFEVRIRLLSDSYHNLKKKNSTPFRPGMTASVDIITEQKENVLSVPLAAVTTRTEGDNEGNKNPGNSNQGNNNPDNANGDNNANTKPAPAENLKEVIFVQENGKAKMVEVKTGISDFDNIEITSGLKPGQEVISGPFRAVTKQLKNGTAVIIKDEKTLNKAGGDEKEEGNT, from the coding sequence ATGGCCAAAAGAAATTCAAACCGATTATTGTACATTATTGGCGCCGTTGCCTTGGTATTAATAGTAGGATTAGTAGTTGCTAAAAAACAAGGCTGGATTGGCAAACCCAACGGGGTAGAGGTAATTGTAGTAAAAGCCAAACGGACAAAAATAGTAGAAAAAGTAAGTGCCTCCGGTAAAGTGCAACCCGAAGTAGAAGTAAAAATCAGTCCGGATGTTTCGGGTGAAATTACGGAATTGCACGTAAAAGAAGGCGATTCGGTGGTAAAAGGCCAGTTGCTATTGCGCATCCGGGCCGATAATTACCAGTCGATGGTAGAAGCCCAGCGGGCGCGGGTTAACACCGAACGGGCTAACTTAGCTCAGGCCAAAGCCCAGTTATCGCAGTTAATTGCCAGTAGCTCCAACATCCGGTTAACGCACCAGCGCAATACCGAGCTTTTTAAGCAAAAAGTAATTTCCCAATCGGAATTTGACCAGAGCAAAGCGCAGTACGATGCCAGTATACAGGAAATAGAATCGGCCCGGCAACGGGTACGGGCCTCGGAGTTTAATTTAAAGAGTTCTCAGGCCAGCCTGAATGATGCCAACGAAAATTTGCGTAAAACCACAATTTACGCGCCCGTAAGTGGCACTGTATCGAAACTGGCAGTAGAACGCGGCGAACGGGTAGTAGGAACTTCGCAAATGGCTGGTACCGAAATGCTCCGGATTGCTAACTTAAACTCTATGGAAGTACGGGTAAACGTTAACGAAAACGATATTATCCGGGTAGGACTCGGCGACTCGGCCATTGTAGAAGTAGATTCTTACTCAAACGACGACACTAAATTCCGGGGAGTAGTAACGGCCATTGCCAATACCGCTAAAGATGCTACTACCTTAGAGGCTGTAACCGAGTTTGAAGTACGTATTCGCTTGCTCAGCGATTCTTATCATAATTTAAAAAAGAAAAATTCTACTCCTTTCCGGCCAGGCATGACAGCTTCGGTGGATATTATTACCGAACAAAAAGAAAACGTTTTATCGGTACCGTTAGCAGCCGTAACTACCCGCACCGAAGGAGATAACGAAGGAAATAAAAACCCCGGTAATTCTAACCAGGGAAATAATAACCCGGACAATGCTAACGGGGATAACAATGCCAATACCAAACCCGCCCCGGCCGAAAACCTGAAAGAGGTAATTTTTGTGCAGGAAAACGGCAAAGCTAAAATGGTGGAGGTAAAAACCGGTATTAGCGATTTTGATAATATTGAAATTACCAGCGGCTTAAAACCAGGTCAGGAAGTTATTTCAGGGCCTTTTAGGGCAGTAACCAAGCAACTCAAGAATGGTACCGCAGTTATTATAAAAGACGAAAAAACGTTAAACAAAGCAGGCGGCGACGAAAAAGAAGAAGGGAATACGTGA